The following are encoded together in the Schistocerca americana isolate TAMUIC-IGC-003095 chromosome 6, iqSchAmer2.1, whole genome shotgun sequence genome:
- the LOC124619361 gene encoding retinal rod rhodopsin-sensitive cGMP 3',5'-cyclic phosphodiesterase subunit delta, whose product MEDSTESATETTVESEDSELTKAPHRGEEIMKGFQVNWMVLRDADTGKILWQGYQDLSVPDVEHEARVPKKILKCRAVSREINFSSAEAMEKFRLEQKVLFKGRCLEEWFFEFGYVIPNSTNTWQSMFEAAPESQMMPANVLNGNVVIETKFFDDDMLVSTSKVRLYYV is encoded by the exons ATGGAGgacagcacagaatcagcaacagaaACGACAGTAGAGTCGGAGGATTCAGAACTCACCAAGGCACCGCATAGGGGTGAAGAGATTATGAAAGGGTTCCAGGT TAACTGGATGGTATTAAGAGATGCTGACACTGGAAAAATTCTGTGGCAAGGCTATCAAGATTT ATCAGTACCAGATGTCGAACATGAAGCACGAGTTCCAAAGAAGATCCTAAAGTGCCGAGCAGTCTCAAGagaaataaatttttcatctgCGGAAGCAATGGAGAAGTTTAGATTAGAACAGAAAGTGCTATTTAAG GGACGATGCCTAGAAGAATGGTTTTTTGAGTTTGGATATGTTATCCCGAATTCTACCAATACATGGCAGTCTATGTTTGAAGCAGCTCCTGAGTCACAGATGATGCCTGCTAACGTGCTGAA TGGCAACGTGGTCATTGAAACGAAGTTCTTTGATGATGATATGCTTGTGTCAACTTCAAAAGTTCGCCTGTACTATGTATGA